A genomic region of Phragmites australis chromosome 2, lpPhrAust1.1, whole genome shotgun sequence contains the following coding sequences:
- the LOC133904714 gene encoding vesicle transport v-SNARE 13-like, producing MGEVFEGYERQYCEASAFLTRKCTAAAALQGDKLKQKAAEIKSGIDGAEALIKKMDLEARNLQPSMRAGLLAKLREYKSDLNNLKGALKRITTGNAQQGAREELLESGMADTLGVSADQRSRLLRTTERQNQTTDRLRDSHRTMLETEDLGVSILHDLHQQRQSLLHAHDTLHSVDDNIGKSRRIIGGMVRRMDRNKWIIGLIIALLLLAILVTLYFKFVY from the exons ATGGGCGAGGTGTTCGAGGGCTACGAGCGCCAGTACTGCGAGGCCTCCGCCTTCCTCACCCGCAAATgcacagccgccgccgcccttcaGGGAG ACAAGCTGAAGCAGAAGGCGGCGGAGATCAAATCCGGCATCGATGGCGCCGAGGCGCTG ATAAAGAAGATGGATCTTGAAGCAAGGAATCTCCAACCGAGCATGAGAGCTGGGCTCCTAGCAAAGCTCAGGGAGTACAAGTCAGATCTTAACAACCTCAAGGGAGCGCTGAAGAGGATCACCACTGGTAATGCCCAGCAAGGGGCGAGGGAGGAGTTGCTGGAGTCAGGAATGGCAGATACGTTGGGG GTTTCTGCTGATCAAAGGTCAAGACTGCTCAGGACAACAGAAAGGCAGAACCAAACAACTGATAGGCTCAGAGATAGCCATAGAACTATGCTGGAGACTGAAGATCTTGGGGTCTCCATCTTGCATGATCTGCATCAGCAGCGCCAATCTCTCTTGCATGCTCATGATACA CTGCACAGTGTGGATGACAATATTGGCAAGAGCAGAAGGATCATTGGAGGCATGGTGAGGAGAATGGATAGAAACAAGTGGATTATCGGTCTCATCATAGCCCTCCTTTTGTTGGCAATCCTTGTGACTCTGTATTTCAAGTTTGTGTACTAG